In Burkholderia sp. WP9, a genomic segment contains:
- a CDS encoding DUF934 domain-containing protein: MASIIKNRAIVNDDWTVVRPAEDGTLPAVNELPAGKVLVPLALWQAQRDALSASRSAAEIGVWLAPDSEPADIVADFDKIALIGVDFPVFRDGRGYSIGRLLRERYGYKGELRAIGDVLRDQLAFMFRCGFDAYALRADKDFDDALKAFDEFSFNYQGAVNSSPLFRRREAGDLAKASA; the protein is encoded by the coding sequence ATGGCTTCTATCATCAAGAATCGCGCGATCGTCAACGATGACTGGACGGTCGTGCGCCCGGCGGAAGACGGCACGCTGCCCGCGGTGAACGAATTGCCCGCAGGCAAGGTGCTGGTGCCGCTCGCGTTGTGGCAGGCTCAGCGTGATGCACTGAGCGCTTCGCGCAGTGCCGCTGAAATCGGCGTGTGGCTCGCGCCGGACAGCGAGCCGGCGGATATCGTCGCCGACTTCGACAAGATCGCGCTGATCGGCGTGGATTTTCCGGTGTTTCGCGACGGCCGCGGCTATAGCATTGGCCGCCTGCTGCGCGAGCGTTACGGCTACAAGGGCGAACTGCGCGCGATCGGCGACGTGCTGCGCGATCAGCTCGCGTTCATGTTCCGTTGCGGCTTCGACGCTTACGCGCTGCGCGCCGATAAAGACTTCGACGACGCGCTCAAGGCGTTCGACGAATTCAGCTTCAACTACCAGGGCGCGGTGAATTCGTCGCCGCTGTTCCGCCGCCGCGAAGCCGGCGACTTGGCGAAGGCTTCGGCATGA
- a CDS encoding nitrite/sulfite reductase, which yields MYQYDQYDQTIVDERVAQYADQVRRRLSGELSEEEFRPLRLQNGLYMQRHAYMHRIAIPYGNLRSDQMRVLAQIAREHDRGYGHFSTRSNIQYNWIKLEETPEILRKLAAVQMHGIQTSGNCIRNITADQFAGVAPDEVVDPRPWAEILRQWSTFHPEFAWLPRKFKIAVSGSKEDRAAVQIHDMGVYLKKNEQGELLADILAGGGMGRTPIIGAIIRKDLPWQHLLTYCEAVLRVYNRYGRRDNMYKARIKILVKALSPEKFSAQVEEEWQHLKDGPSTLTQAEVDRVSQYFQPPVYEKLADTDASYEKHLLENRAFARWVERNVRPHKVSGYASVTLSLKPTTIAPGDATDAQMEAVADWADEYSLGEVRVSHEQNLILANVKKRDLFALWEKAKAQGFATPNIGLLTDIIACPGGDFCSLANAKSIPIALAIQERFNDLDYVYDLGDVSLNISGCINACGHHHIGNIGILGVDKDGSEWYQVTLGGEQGTGATGAHLGRVIGPSFSAEEMPDVISKVIDTFVENRHEGERFIETYNRIGITPFKERVYASRQPAHA from the coding sequence ATGTACCAATACGATCAGTACGACCAGACCATCGTCGATGAACGGGTCGCGCAGTACGCCGATCAGGTTCGCCGCCGCTTGTCGGGCGAATTGAGCGAAGAGGAGTTTCGTCCGCTGCGCCTGCAGAACGGCCTGTATATGCAGCGTCACGCGTACATGCACCGCATTGCGATTCCGTACGGCAACCTGCGCAGCGACCAGATGCGCGTGCTCGCGCAGATCGCGCGCGAGCATGACCGCGGTTACGGCCACTTCTCGACGCGTTCGAACATCCAGTACAACTGGATCAAGCTCGAAGAAACGCCGGAGATCCTGCGCAAGCTCGCCGCGGTGCAAATGCACGGCATCCAGACTTCGGGCAACTGTATCCGCAACATCACCGCCGACCAGTTCGCAGGCGTGGCGCCGGATGAAGTGGTCGATCCGCGTCCGTGGGCCGAAATTCTGCGTCAATGGTCGACGTTCCACCCCGAATTCGCGTGGCTGCCGCGCAAGTTCAAGATCGCCGTGTCCGGTTCGAAAGAAGACCGCGCTGCCGTGCAGATTCACGACATGGGCGTGTATCTGAAGAAGAACGAGCAGGGCGAGCTGCTGGCCGACATTCTGGCCGGCGGCGGCATGGGCCGCACGCCGATCATCGGCGCGATCATCCGCAAGGACCTGCCGTGGCAACATCTGCTGACGTATTGCGAAGCCGTGCTGCGCGTGTATAACCGCTACGGCCGCCGCGACAACATGTACAAGGCGCGGATCAAGATTCTCGTGAAGGCGTTGAGCCCGGAGAAGTTCTCGGCGCAAGTCGAAGAAGAATGGCAGCACCTGAAGGACGGTCCTTCGACGCTTACGCAAGCCGAAGTGGATCGCGTGTCGCAATACTTCCAGCCGCCGGTCTACGAAAAGCTCGCGGATACGGACGCTTCGTACGAAAAGCATCTGCTGGAAAACCGCGCGTTCGCCCGTTGGGTCGAGCGTAACGTTCGTCCGCACAAGGTGTCGGGCTATGCTTCGGTGACCTTGTCCTTGAAGCCGACCACGATCGCCCCGGGCGACGCAACGGACGCGCAGATGGAAGCGGTCGCCGATTGGGCCGACGAGTATTCGCTCGGCGAAGTCCGCGTGTCGCACGAACAGAACCTGATTCTGGCCAACGTCAAGAAGCGCGACCTGTTCGCGCTGTGGGAAAAGGCCAAGGCGCAAGGTTTCGCGACGCCGAACATCGGTTTGCTGACGGACATCATCGCGTGCCCGGGCGGCGACTTCTGCTCGCTCGCGAATGCGAAGTCGATTCCGATTGCGCTCGCCATCCAGGAGCGTTTCAACGATCTGGACTACGTGTACGACCTGGGCGACGTCTCGCTGAACATCTCGGGCTGTATCAATGCGTGCGGGCACCACCATATCGGCAACATCGGCATTCTGGGCGTCGATAAGGACGGCTCGGAGTGGTACCAGGTGACGCTCGGCGGCGAGCAGGGTACGGGCGCTACAGGCGCGCACCTCGGCCGCGTGATCGGCCCGTCGTTCTCGGCGGAAGAAATGCCGGACGTGATCAGCAAGGTGATCGATACGTTCGTGGAAAACCGCCACGAAGGCGAGCGCTTCATCGAAACGTATAACCGCATCGGCATCACCCCGTTCAAGGAACGCGTGTACGCCTCGCGTCAACCGGCTCACGCGTAA
- a CDS encoding CysB family HTH-type transcriptional regulator — MNLHQFRFVREAVRQNFNLTEAAKALFTSQPGVSKAIIELEDELGVEIFTRHGKRVRSLTEPGRIILQSVEKILQEVESLKRVGKDYAAQDQGNLVIAATHTQARYSLPAAIAEFKKRFPKVHLSILQGSPTQVAEMVIHDQADLCIATEAISNYKELVSLPCFQWHHVAVMQPDHPLLDRKLLSLDDLTQYPLITYDNAFAGRTKINEAFRLRGLHPDIVLEAIDADVIKTYVELGLGVGIMADIAFNAERDRHLRAMPVGHLFGSNVTRVALKQGAYLRSYVYTLVELLSPSMNRKLIEQALKGEHETYEL, encoded by the coding sequence ATGAACCTACACCAGTTCCGCTTCGTCCGAGAGGCAGTGCGGCAGAATTTCAACCTGACGGAAGCCGCGAAAGCCCTGTTTACAAGCCAGCCAGGCGTTTCGAAGGCGATCATCGAGCTGGAGGACGAGCTCGGCGTGGAAATCTTCACACGACACGGCAAGCGGGTGCGCTCGCTGACCGAGCCGGGGCGCATCATTCTTCAGTCGGTTGAGAAGATTCTGCAGGAAGTCGAGAGCCTCAAACGGGTCGGTAAAGATTACGCGGCGCAGGATCAGGGCAATCTGGTGATCGCCGCCACCCACACCCAGGCGCGCTACTCGCTGCCCGCCGCGATCGCCGAATTCAAGAAGCGCTTTCCCAAGGTCCACCTTTCGATTCTGCAAGGCAGCCCGACTCAGGTCGCCGAAATGGTGATCCACGACCAGGCCGACCTCTGCATCGCCACCGAGGCGATCTCCAACTATAAGGAGCTGGTCTCGCTGCCGTGCTTCCAGTGGCACCACGTGGCCGTCATGCAACCGGATCATCCGCTGCTCGACCGCAAACTTTTGTCGCTGGATGATCTGACCCAGTATCCGCTGATCACCTACGACAACGCGTTCGCCGGCCGCACCAAGATCAACGAGGCGTTCCGCCTGCGTGGTCTGCATCCGGACATCGTGTTGGAGGCGATCGACGCCGACGTGATCAAGACCTATGTGGAACTGGGTCTGGGCGTCGGCATCATGGCGGATATCGCGTTCAACGCCGAGCGCGACCGTCATTTGCGCGCCATGCCGGTCGGGCACCTGTTCGGCAGCAACGTGACACGGGTCGCGCTGAAACAGGGTGCCTATTTGCGCAGCTATGTGTATACGCTCGTCGAACTGCTGTCGCCGAGCATGAACCGAAAGCTGATCGAGCAGGCGCTCAAGGGCGAACACGAGACCTACGAACTTTGA
- a CDS encoding ABC transporter substrate-binding protein translates to MTSYKKKFSGLTAALGFGALLLATAAHADIKVGIDLSSTGPAAVIGITSKNAMLMWPATIAGQKADYIFLDDASDPGAAVRNIRKLINEDHVDVIVGPNITPAAMAALDPVAESQTPMITLIGSASVVEPQEGKKVWAYKMAQTDSAMADVMTRYMSNHNVKTVGFIGFADGYGESWLNEFSKFAALRHIQLVATERYNRTDASVTGQILKLMAAKPDAILIAGAGTPTVLPQRTLIERGFKGPIYQTHGIATPEFIKLGGKDVEGTLFPTQPVVVARTLPADHPAKKAALAFTNEYEAKYGPGSVTQFAGDAAGVYPRLQDAVARALKTAQPGTPAFRTALRDELEHAHELVVPNGVVNTSAKDHVGLDQRASVMGVIRNGKFVYLSQ, encoded by the coding sequence ATGACGTCGTATAAGAAAAAATTCAGCGGCCTCACCGCCGCTTTAGGTTTTGGCGCGCTCCTGCTCGCCACCGCTGCCCACGCCGACATCAAGGTCGGCATCGACCTGTCGAGCACCGGCCCGGCGGCCGTGATCGGCATCACCAGCAAGAACGCCATGCTGATGTGGCCCGCCACCATCGCCGGCCAGAAAGCCGACTACATTTTCCTCGACGACGCCTCCGACCCGGGCGCCGCCGTGCGCAACATCCGCAAGCTGATCAACGAAGACCACGTGGACGTGATCGTCGGCCCGAACATCACGCCGGCGGCCATGGCCGCGCTCGATCCGGTCGCCGAGAGCCAGACACCGATGATCACGCTGATCGGCTCGGCGAGCGTGGTCGAGCCGCAGGAAGGCAAGAAGGTGTGGGCCTACAAGATGGCGCAGACCGACAGCGCGATGGCCGACGTGATGACGCGCTACATGTCGAACCACAACGTGAAGACAGTGGGTTTCATCGGTTTCGCGGACGGCTACGGCGAAAGCTGGCTGAACGAGTTCAGCAAGTTCGCGGCGCTGCGCCATATCCAGCTGGTCGCCACCGAGCGCTATAACCGTACCGACGCGAGCGTGACCGGCCAGATCCTGAAGCTGATGGCCGCCAAGCCGGACGCAATCCTGATCGCGGGCGCCGGCACGCCGACGGTACTGCCGCAACGCACGCTGATCGAGCGCGGCTTCAAAGGCCCGATCTATCAGACGCATGGCATCGCGACGCCCGAGTTCATCAAGCTGGGCGGCAAGGACGTGGAAGGCACGCTGTTCCCGACCCAGCCGGTCGTGGTGGCGCGCACGCTGCCGGCCGATCATCCGGCGAAGAAAGCGGCGCTCGCCTTTACGAACGAATATGAAGCGAAGTACGGCCCGGGCAGCGTGACGCAGTTCGCGGGCGACGCGGCGGGTGTGTATCCGCGCTTGCAGGATGCCGTGGCCCGTGCGCTGAAGACGGCGCAGCCGGGCACGCCGGCGTTTCGTACGGCGCTGCGTGACGAGCTGGAACATGCGCATGAACTGGTCGTGCCGAACGGCGTGGTCAACACAAGCGCGAAGGATCACGTAGGTTTGGATCAACGCGCGAGCGTGATGGGCGTGATCAGGAACGGCAAGTTCGTTTATTTGAGCCAGTAA
- a CDS encoding Gfo/Idh/MocA family oxidoreductase → MAQRRLRLGMVGGGQGAFIGAVHRIAARLDDRFELVAGALSSDPQRAQASAAEAGIARSYVDWREMARAEAARDDGIDAVAIVTPNHLHAPVATAFLEAGIHIVCDKPLAISLAEGEALAQLAHKKNKLFALTHTYSGYPLARHARELIERGELGEIRVVQVEYAQDWLAEPIETSGTNKQAGWRTDPALAGPAGCLGDIGTHAYHLAAFVTGMTPHALAAEVHTFVPGRRIDDHVQAMLRYPNGARGMLWASQVASGAENALRLRVYGTKAGLSFDQENPNELWFTPLGGEAERLTRGRVKSAIAAHATRVPPGHPEGYLEAFAQLYKDAALQIEALDAGRALPAESRLLTTVEDGVSGLRFIEAMLASSAADGQWREIGNA, encoded by the coding sequence ATGGCACAACGAAGGCTCAGGCTAGGGATGGTCGGCGGCGGGCAGGGCGCGTTTATCGGCGCGGTGCATCGGATCGCGGCGCGGCTCGACGATCGGTTCGAACTGGTGGCGGGCGCGCTGTCGTCCGATCCGCAACGCGCGCAGGCGAGCGCCGCCGAGGCCGGCATCGCGCGCAGCTATGTTGACTGGCGCGAGATGGCGCGCGCCGAGGCCGCGCGCGATGATGGCATCGACGCGGTGGCGATCGTCACGCCGAATCATCTTCACGCACCAGTGGCGACGGCGTTTCTCGAAGCCGGTATCCATATCGTGTGCGACAAGCCGCTGGCGATTTCACTGGCCGAAGGCGAAGCGCTGGCCCAACTGGCTCACAAGAAGAACAAGCTGTTTGCGTTGACGCATACGTATTCGGGCTATCCGTTGGCACGTCATGCCCGCGAGTTGATCGAACGAGGCGAGCTCGGCGAGATACGTGTGGTGCAGGTCGAATATGCGCAGGACTGGCTGGCGGAACCGATCGAAACGAGCGGCACGAACAAGCAGGCCGGGTGGCGCACGGACCCGGCGTTAGCGGGTCCGGCGGGATGTCTCGGCGATATCGGTACGCATGCTTATCACCTTGCTGCGTTCGTCACGGGCATGACGCCGCATGCGTTGGCGGCGGAAGTGCATACCTTTGTGCCTGGACGCCGCATCGACGATCACGTGCAGGCCATGCTGCGCTATCCGAACGGCGCGCGCGGCATGCTATGGGCGAGCCAGGTGGCGAGCGGCGCGGAGAATGCATTGCGTTTGCGCGTGTATGGGACGAAGGCGGGTTTGAGTTTCGACCAGGAGAATCCGAACGAATTGTGGTTCACGCCGTTGGGCGGCGAGGCTGAGCGCCTGACGCGAGGGCGCGTGAAGAGCGCGATCGCGGCGCATGCGACGCGTGTGCCGCCAGGGCATCCCGAAGGTTATCTGGAAGCGTTCGCGCAGTTGTACAAAGACGCGGCGTTGCAGATCGAAGCGCTGGACGCGGGGCGCGCGTTGCCCGCCGAAAGCCGGTTGCTCACGACGGTGGAAGACGGAGTGTCGGGTTTGCGCTTTATCGAGGCGATGCTCGCGAGTAGCGCGGCGGATGGGCAGTGGCGCGAGATTGGCAACGCGTGA
- a CDS encoding sugar phosphate isomerase/epimerase family protein, with protein sequence MKTIQGPAIFLAQFMGDEVPFDNLAHLAEWAAGLGFKGIQVPCDSRLIDLEQAASSQTYCDELRETVDNLGVTITELSTHLQGQLVAVHPAYDALFDGFAAPQVRGDPAARTQWAIEQMKLAAKASQRLGLTTHVSFSGALAWPYLYPWPQRPAGLVEAAFDELARRWTPILDAFDAAGVDVCYELHPGEDLHDGVTFERFLDAVKQHARANILYDPSHFVLQQLDYLAFIDIYHERIKAFHVKDAEFRPTGKQGVYGGYSGWVERAGRFRSLGDGQIDFGAIFSKMAQYDFPGWAVLEWECALKHPHDGAREGAEFIRRHIIRVAEHAFDDFAGSGVDAAQLKRVLGI encoded by the coding sequence ATGAAAACCATCCAAGGGCCGGCTATCTTTCTCGCCCAGTTCATGGGTGACGAGGTGCCGTTCGACAACCTCGCGCATCTTGCCGAATGGGCCGCGGGTCTCGGCTTCAAAGGGATTCAGGTGCCGTGCGACAGCCGCCTGATCGATCTCGAACAGGCGGCGTCGAGCCAGACCTATTGCGACGAGTTGCGCGAGACCGTGGACAACTTGGGCGTGACGATCACCGAACTGTCGACGCATCTGCAAGGACAGCTCGTTGCCGTGCACCCGGCCTATGACGCGCTGTTCGACGGCTTTGCCGCGCCGCAGGTGCGAGGCGATCCGGCCGCGCGCACGCAGTGGGCGATCGAGCAGATGAAGCTCGCGGCGAAGGCCTCGCAGCGTTTGGGTTTGACCACGCACGTATCGTTTTCCGGGGCGCTGGCGTGGCCATATCTGTACCCGTGGCCGCAGCGGCCGGCCGGTCTCGTGGAAGCCGCGTTCGACGAGCTCGCGCGCCGCTGGACGCCCATTCTCGACGCGTTCGACGCAGCCGGCGTGGACGTGTGCTACGAACTGCACCCGGGCGAAGACCTGCACGACGGCGTGACCTTCGAGCGTTTTCTGGATGCGGTCAAGCAGCATGCGCGCGCCAACATCCTCTACGACCCGAGTCATTTCGTGTTGCAGCAACTGGACTACCTCGCGTTCATCGACATCTATCACGAACGCATCAAGGCGTTCCATGTGAAGGACGCGGAGTTTCGTCCGACCGGCAAGCAAGGCGTGTATGGCGGCTACAGCGGTTGGGTCGAACGTGCGGGCCGGTTCCGCTCGCTCGGCGACGGCCAGATCGATTTCGGCGCGATCTTCTCGAAGATGGCGCAATACGATTTCCCCGGCTGGGCCGTGCTCGAATGGGAGTGCGCGCTGAAGCATCCGCACGACGGCGCGCGCGAAGGCGCGGAGTTCATTCGCCGCCACATCATCCGCGTGGCCGAGCATGCATTCGACGATTTCGCCGGAAGCGGTGTGGACGCCGCGCAGTTAAAACGCGTGCTCGGCATCTGA
- a CDS encoding substrate-binding domain-containing protein, which produces MKQVLRAVGAGMLALGILGTANVARADEKVTLGVAIPTADHGFTGGIVWWANKAKTDLEKAHPDLKVIVKTAAGAPEQANQLQDLVTVNKINALVIFPFESASLTQPVAQVKKKGVYVTVVDRGLTDTSAQDAYVAGDNTAFGKIPAEFLAKELGGKGNIVALRGIPTTLDNERWTAFTTVIKNYPDMKILDAKYANWNRDDAFKVMQDYLTRFKHIDAVWAADDDMAVGVIKAIEQAKRTDIKIVFGGAGSKGMVKNVMDGAPMIKADVSYSPKFIYDAIKLTAEARLKGEKLPPTTIIPSVLITKENAQQFYFPDSPF; this is translated from the coding sequence ATGAAGCAGGTCCTTCGAGCGGTCGGCGCCGGCATGCTGGCGTTGGGAATACTGGGAACGGCGAATGTCGCGCGCGCCGATGAAAAAGTCACGCTGGGCGTCGCGATTCCAACAGCCGACCACGGTTTTACGGGCGGCATTGTCTGGTGGGCGAATAAAGCCAAGACCGATCTGGAGAAAGCGCATCCCGATCTGAAAGTGATCGTGAAGACCGCGGCCGGCGCGCCCGAACAGGCGAACCAGTTGCAGGATCTGGTGACGGTCAACAAGATCAACGCGCTCGTGATCTTCCCGTTCGAATCGGCTTCGCTCACGCAACCGGTCGCGCAGGTGAAGAAGAAAGGCGTGTACGTGACGGTGGTGGATCGCGGGCTGACCGACACCAGCGCGCAGGATGCGTATGTTGCCGGTGACAACACCGCGTTCGGCAAGATCCCCGCCGAGTTTCTGGCCAAGGAGCTGGGCGGCAAAGGCAACATCGTCGCGCTGCGCGGCATTCCGACCACGCTCGACAACGAACGCTGGACCGCGTTCACGACCGTGATCAAGAACTATCCGGACATGAAGATTCTCGACGCCAAGTACGCGAACTGGAATCGCGACGACGCGTTCAAGGTCATGCAGGATTACCTGACGCGCTTCAAGCATATCGACGCCGTCTGGGCCGCGGACGACGACATGGCGGTGGGCGTGATCAAGGCGATCGAACAGGCCAAACGCACCGACATCAAGATCGTGTTCGGCGGCGCGGGCTCGAAGGGCATGGTGAAGAACGTGATGGACGGCGCGCCGATGATCAAGGCGGACGTATCGTATTCACCAAAATTCATCTACGACGCCATCAAGCTCACCGCCGAAGCTCGCCTGAAGGGCGAGAAGCTGCCGCCCACGACGATCATTCCGTCGGTGCTGATCACGAAGGAAAACGCGCAGCAGTTCTACTTCCCGGACTCGCCGTTCTGA
- a CDS encoding ABC transporter permease, giving the protein MRPAPTEAVQSGRALRFAHRLYALGPLVGLIVLCIVGTLLNRDFATLDNMMNVLTRTSFIGIIAVGMTFVIISGGIDLSVGSMAALIAGSMIWLMNGLAAGVGGHTFPPLMILTLGIVFALVLGGLFGCAHGLLITKGRIEPFIVTLGTLGIFRAVLTWLADGGALTLDNALSDLYGPVYYASLFGVPVPIWVFLVVAAGGALILNRTAFGRHVQAIGSNEQVARYAAIRVDTVKIVTYVLLGICVGVATVLYVPRLGSATPTTGLLWELEAIASVVVGGTALKGGEGRVIGTVIGAILLSVIANILNLTSIISVYLNAAVQGVVIIFVAFVQRGRR; this is encoded by the coding sequence ATGCGACCGGCACCCACTGAAGCCGTCCAATCCGGCCGCGCGTTGCGCTTCGCGCATCGGCTGTATGCGCTCGGTCCGCTGGTTGGACTGATCGTGCTGTGCATTGTCGGCACGCTGCTCAACCGCGATTTCGCCACGCTCGACAACATGATGAACGTGCTCACGCGCACGTCGTTCATCGGCATCATCGCGGTCGGCATGACCTTCGTGATCATCTCGGGCGGCATCGATCTCTCGGTCGGCTCGATGGCGGCGCTGATCGCGGGCAGCATGATCTGGCTGATGAACGGACTTGCGGCGGGCGTCGGCGGGCATACCTTCCCGCCGCTGATGATCCTCACACTCGGCATCGTGTTCGCGCTCGTGCTCGGCGGGCTGTTCGGCTGCGCGCACGGCTTGCTGATTACCAAAGGGCGGATCGAGCCGTTCATCGTCACGCTCGGCACGTTGGGCATTTTTCGCGCGGTGCTGACCTGGCTCGCCGACGGTGGCGCGCTAACGCTGGATAACGCGCTTTCCGACCTGTACGGCCCGGTCTATTACGCGAGCCTGTTCGGCGTGCCGGTGCCGATCTGGGTGTTTCTGGTGGTCGCGGCGGGCGGCGCGCTGATTCTCAACCGCACGGCGTTCGGCCGGCACGTGCAGGCGATCGGTTCGAACGAACAGGTCGCGCGCTATGCGGCGATTCGCGTCGACACCGTGAAGATCGTCACCTACGTGCTGCTCGGCATTTGCGTGGGCGTCGCCACCGTGTTGTATGTGCCGCGGCTTGGGTCCGCCACGCCGACTACCGGTTTGCTGTGGGAGCTCGAGGCGATCGCGTCGGTGGTGGTCGGCGGCACGGCGCTCAAGGGCGGCGAAGGGCGCGTGATCGGTACGGTGATCGGCGCGATCCTGCTGTCGGTGATCGCGAACATTCTGAATCTGACCAGCATCATCAGCGTGTATCTGAACGCGGCGGTGCAGGGCGTGGTGATTATCTTCGTCGCGTTCGTACAACGTGGACGGCGGTAG
- a CDS encoding sugar ABC transporter ATP-binding protein: MSLAIRFDDIRKDFGPVRVLHGVSFDLAPGRIYGLLGENGAGKSTLMKILAGYETATSGSLLVDGHPQQFTGSRDAEAQGIVLIHQEFNLAEHLTIAQNMYLGHEKKRGWFVDDAAMNTEAARYLAQVGLEKAPDTKVRELIVAEKQMVEIAKALSRRARLLIMDEPTATLTPSETERLFTLMAKLKADGVTIIYISHKLDEVERITDEVIVMRDGRFVARSETAGLARQQMANLMVGRDVSDMFPEKITVPADAPVALKVQGLVVPDWVEDLSFDVRAGEVLGFAGLVGAGRTEAFEAIIGLRKRTAGRIEIAGRPADLTSPRDAMQHGLTYLSEDRKGKGLHVNLSLQDNVTLMTLERYAHPLLDMKAGRAALTKAVSEFGIRTGDLSSRARMLSGGNQQKLALAKFLQPEPNVIVLDEPTRGVDVGAKRDIYFLIHRLAAQGRAVIVISSELIELIGLCHRVAVMRAGRLQATLTLEHLTEEELIAHATGTH, translated from the coding sequence ATGAGCCTCGCGATCCGTTTCGACGATATCCGCAAAGACTTCGGCCCTGTGCGCGTGCTGCACGGCGTGAGCTTCGATCTCGCGCCGGGGCGCATCTACGGACTGCTCGGCGAGAACGGCGCGGGCAAATCGACGCTGATGAAAATCCTCGCCGGCTATGAAACCGCCACGTCGGGCAGCTTGTTGGTCGACGGCCACCCGCAGCAGTTCACCGGTTCGCGCGATGCCGAAGCGCAAGGCATCGTGCTGATTCACCAGGAGTTCAATCTCGCCGAGCATCTGACGATCGCGCAGAATATGTACCTCGGCCATGAAAAGAAGCGCGGCTGGTTCGTCGACGATGCGGCGATGAACACCGAGGCCGCCCGTTATCTCGCGCAGGTCGGTCTGGAGAAAGCGCCGGACACGAAGGTGCGCGAACTGATCGTCGCGGAAAAGCAGATGGTGGAGATCGCCAAGGCGCTCTCGCGCCGCGCGCGCCTGCTCATCATGGACGAACCGACGGCGACGCTCACGCCTTCTGAAACCGAGCGCCTTTTCACGCTGATGGCGAAGCTGAAGGCCGACGGTGTGACCATCATCTACATTTCGCACAAGCTCGACGAAGTGGAGCGCATTACCGACGAAGTGATCGTGATGCGCGACGGCCGCTTCGTCGCCCGCAGCGAAACCGCCGGACTCGCGCGGCAGCAGATGGCGAACCTGATGGTCGGGCGCGACGTGTCCGACATGTTCCCCGAGAAAATCACCGTGCCCGCCGACGCGCCGGTCGCGCTGAAGGTTCAAGGGCTCGTCGTGCCGGACTGGGTGGAGGACCTGAGCTTCGACGTGCGCGCGGGCGAAGTGCTCGGTTTCGCGGGACTGGTGGGCGCGGGCCGCACCGAGGCGTTCGAAGCGATCATCGGCCTGCGCAAACGCACGGCGGGTCGCATCGAGATCGCCGGCCGTCCCGCCGATCTGACAAGCCCGCGCGACGCGATGCAACACGGCCTCACCTATCTGAGCGAGGATCGCAAGGGCAAAGGCCTGCACGTGAACCTGAGCCTGCAGGACAACGTCACGCTGATGACGCTCGAACGCTACGCGCATCCGCTGCTCGACATGAAGGCGGGGCGCGCCGCGTTGACGAAAGCCGTGAGCGAATTCGGCATTCGCACCGGCGATCTGTCGAGCCGCGCGCGCATGCTCTCCGGCGGCAATCAGCAGAAGCTCGCGCTCGCCAAATTTCTGCAGCCGGAGCCGAATGTGATCGTGCTCGACGAGCCGACTCGCGGCGTGGATGTCGGCGCGAAACGCGATATCTATTTCCTGATCCATCGTCTCGCCGCGCAGGGCCGCGCGGTGATCGTCATTTCATCCGAACTGATCGAGCTGATCGGCTTGTGCCACCGCGTCGCCGTGATGCGCGCGGGACGCCTGCAAGCCACGCTGACGCTCGAGCATCTGACCGAAGAGGAGTTGATCGCCCATGCGACCGGCACCCACTGA